Within the Thunnus thynnus chromosome 23, fThuThy2.1, whole genome shotgun sequence genome, the region GGACTCTGCGTCATCGACACACTGCTGGGTTTCCTGGGTATCCTTttggagaaaacacaaaattcacatttatttgGAAATCACTGatagatggatttttttttgtttttgtttaccaAATTTCAAAAGCGGTGGTGGACAATTCCAAACAATTTCCATTATTTTGAGagtttgaaaaataatttcttgAACTGCAACACAACTAGTCACATAAgtttacaaaaatacaacaaaaagaaCATAATCGTAGAACAGTCAAATAAAGTCCAGAAAATGAGCAGACAAATACTCAGCAGCACAGATTCAGCAAAACCAGCTGCTGaacaacaaaagaaagcaagttataaaaaagaaaacagcaccTTGTACTAAATTATACAGCAACAAAGCAGAAagccaataataataaataatttactatTACAGACActataatataaattattttaatgtaattccTACATGGcaacattataaaaataatgtattaaaatggTTTTTGAGGAGCTTTAACCAATAATGAACAGATAACATAATAATTGTATCAATAAACTATCAACACTTGAAAGCACAGTTCAGATGTTGTTTTGAAGGAGTGAACCAACTTTATTGCAGCCTCCgttatgttgttttctttgcctacatttcccacaatgccttTCAACAAGCCACAGAGGGGGGgccaaactgtcaaactaaagCACAGCAATAGACCAGTCTGTTAAAACTGGAGGATGTCTTCACACAGTAGCCTTCAGTTTGTCCTTGAACTGTGATTTGCACTGATGCACTGATAACACAGTAATTCCACCATTatgcaacatacacacacacacacattcattcacttcatcagtacatttccacagcactgCATACAGTAAAACCTGAACTGCACTTAcataaacatcttaaaaaagTTCTCCACTCTTACCTCAGCCAGTTTTATTCTACAATGCTACCTCATCCGCTAATGTACATGATTTTTATATGAGAGGATTAGAGACTAAAGGTTGGATTATGCAAGAAAAGAACCACTTTGTATGACGTGATATCCAACCATGTTggaaggcaaaagtgtttatagctgttctaAACCATTAAACAGTTATAAGGTGAGGTAAAAAGTTGGCTGTCATAGAGAGGGGGGACACTCAGTAATGTGAATATGGAGATAACAACGtgcattttcagacagtctATGCTGGAAGGAATTTATCATGTTGCAGTCGTTTGTACACTtttactttctcacctccacacagctggccaatcactgcgTGAAGTGGGTGTAAATGTTGGActgacagttttggaaagttaccaaaatttaaagaaaaatcaaatacaaatcaGACATCAGAAAGCTGTTCAACCGTCCGACAAACAGTTCTGTTGGAGTATACTGACGTCTAAACTTAAAGTCCAGTCAGAGTTACAAAACTAATTCCTTTAGTTCCTGGTTGGATCTCAGTTTGGCATTGAAGTAAAAAGGACCACAATATTCAGTATCCAAAGTGGCAAATCTTGACAttttcagataaacctttaagcTCTTTAATCTTTAAACCTTGCAAGCTAAGCTAGCTATAGACTGCTAAATGCTATTAACAGCCTTTTCCTCTGATACATGTCAGTTGGAAGGTGCAAGATCGGTATCTGTCATTTGCTAAACATCACCATAAATGAAAACCCAACACTGACCGGAAATTACTGCAAGGTGTTTCTATTACCCCTGTAAATGGTGATATCTATAATGAgagatgaatatatgaatacatGGATGTATGAATGGATGAAGGTACCCGGTGGAGCGCAGGCTGCCCGTCAGGCTCTTCAGTTTGGCCAGTCGGCGGTTCCACACTTCCAGGTCATTGATTCGACTTTCCAGATTGTCGGTGAGCTTCGACAGCTGCTGCACTGCCCCGACGTTCTCCATGAAGATCTGCtcctgcaggaggaagaggaggaagaagaggaagagggcaTCAGAGGCATGTAGACAGCTTCTCTCTGTTATGTATCCTGCTGGGACCGAGAAATAACAACTTGTAATTGTTAAGAGTCTTGGTAACTGTAGTTGTTgaatttcaacaaaaataatgtttgtgatgATATATTGTAAACTCAAGGTttacttactagctttttcccaACCTTCTTTAGCAAATGGAATTTGCTCATCATAAAACCTAAGTATGTAGTCATGTTTATGAGGGGAATATCTCTTCAAATTGTCTTAAGTATTGGATGTGGATGGAAGTTCATGTGATGACACCTGAGCAAGTTCCATTTGCTGAAAAAGACTATGAAATATGATTGAAAGGACAGGAAAAAGCTAGTGAGTGAACCTTAAATATCATCACAGACATGTGTTCCCCGCAGTTGAGAATTAACCTCAATGCTAAAATAAATTGTTGTACTATCTTCTTCTTTAAACAATGACATCAACAATgcagttgacattttcagacTGATTAAAGAAACCTAAAAGTGTAGCAGAGCGATTCTATCCTGAAATAGTATGTAGATTTAAAGAGATTGTAgccaggtttccatccaaatttaacgcaaattttaaccaaaattcCAGAatatcagcaaaagaaaattcaaatgaatgcttTTTCCAATCCACTGCCGTTATGTGAATCTTAGCAGATAAACAGTTGATGGTGCTAATTCTCTAGTCGGTGCCGTTAAAccgtcattaaaagagcagcagtcaaagctcaaacgatggaaaaccatgttgaaaacatgatggaaatatgacatttctgtttgtttcatgtattgatttgaggaaggttacagtctcctcattgcttcacacagatctgatgttttcagctcttcagtgacgtttcCATTTCGTTTTAATTGATATGTtaacttttccacctcagtcaagtgtaaaatcttttttgtgattttttttttttaatttttgaagtTTCCACTCTgttttttctgggtttttttttaggttaAATCAgctaatttattgatttattaataCATTGCTAAACATTTGACCTTTAAAACATGccattttctgctgtttgaaCTTTTAATTGTCTCtaatacaaacaaaattatcaaataaaggtaaaataacACAGATAAATAACGCAGAAatgatggagggaggagaaTATACCTTGTCCACCATGAGGAAGTTAGGAATCTTCTCTCCGTCAGAACAGGTGACGTCTCCGACCTCCTTCACCGCTGACGGCAGCAGCTCCTTCACCTCCTGAGCTAATATACCTAAAAGATCAGACAGTAATGTTGTTATTGTTCAAAAGAATCACAATGTAAACACTAACGCACACTCAtggatattaatattaatttttaaCAGTGTGGTCAGTTACCTGTCTGGTGGGTGTGGTCTATTCCCATGGTGGAAGCAAACTCTGGTTTGTAGTCAAACTCAACGATTCTCATCTGAGTGATTCTTTTCAGCTGCTGCTCAGAGTCGAcctgaaagacaaacagacagaagaggttttattattttgatataATGAGTCAAATTCAATAAGAACTGTAGTCAATCTAAAATATGTGTTTCAAAGTCAGTATTTGAATTGCTTTGTCCAAGACAATTCGATAGCACACTAAGAGTTTAAAAATCAATATGCTGGATATTCTAGACTAATAAAAAGCTGATAACGTGTTAtatattaattgattttctgACATAAACTCATAATGTAATACAAACAAGCATTTTTGataagcatgtttttttttctaattgtgaccaagatatgtATTGATCCGGACATTttttagttgaaaaataaacttatgTGATACATGATGATGCCAAGAGTcacatttacaatttttttttaagctatTAGGTCTTTAGTTCAAGCATGTATGTTCTCTCTCTTAACTTAAATGTAATTCTCTCGATGGTTTGAATTTTCCCCATTTTCTTTTCGGTCATGGATGCATGGACATGATTTCTGTAACCATAATTTAAGTTTCAATGGAGAAATCCTTAAAATTTTAGGTAAATATACATCAATTTTACTAATGACCTTTGGTATTCTAGTATTAATAGTAATACAAAttctacaaaataaataaataaataaagggctttgcaatattttcttttcaatttctgTAGTTATATTTTCCCAGATTGTGTTTACGGCATATTTTTCACTAGCCCACATCCTTTGCAACATTTTGGTGTcatttataaattatatttagctTGTTGTATCTGTGTGATAAACTAGTGCGtctgtattttccttgtatatTCTCTCAAGTCTCTTACTAGATCTTCTTCCCATCATTTCTTAGCTTTTCTTACATCTTTGATACTGACAGTAGGTGCATGAAAGTACATTTGATTGGTTTTCACAGTATTTTGTCTGGTCATGTTACAATGCAGTCAAACAAAAGttcaactgttttgatgttttgtaaaGAAAGTAGGTATTTTTGGCTCCATTGTGGAgcataaaatgaacaaatatggAGGCCTCCAATCAGTTGCTGTCATAAATTATTTAAGTGATATTGTTTTATCATCTTACCTCCTGTATGTTCTGCTTGGCACGGCAGTCTGATGGCTGTATGATGGTGCCCATCACCTTGGCGTTGCCGCAGACGACCAATGCCTCGTCAGGAGAGTCGGTGTTGATGCCCACTCGGCCCTGACAGACCACCGCGTCCTGCACCGCCCCACGCTGCCACAGGGGGTCCCCGTCTGTCTCAAACTGACCGGGGTTAGAGGCCTGCAGGAAAAAACATGTGGATTTATGTGTTTCTGCTAATTATTTACACTAAGGAGGTTTTATAGTCTATTGATTGAACATCAGTGTCGTTACCCTGACGATGATTCTCTCCGACACCAAAGCTGTCAGGAGGAAAGTCTCCTCTTTTACCACAGCGTACAGACCGACCACCATCTGAAAATAtctacacaaacatacagacatagTCAGCATGTAGCTCCtctcttgttgttgttctttcattcatacactcacacacacctctggTCAGGGTTGGGTTTGCCTTTCTTCCTCATGTTGTTGGCCGTCGTCTCACTGAAGTGCAGTCGGCCAAGCGTCACCTTGGTGATTTTGCCGCTGGGCAAACTGACCCTGAAGGAAATATAGACAGTGTTGAATGGTATCAGACAGGAAGCACCTTTATGTAGCTTGTCCAAATATGTTTTAGAGCAAAAACATACTGCAAATGTGTTTCTCAGCAAtttacagttcactgaacaacAATTGTCCAAGCATAGTTTAACAACCATAACTAGGTACAGCAGGTATGTAAGGTTTGGATTTCTctacatacttttttttttacatattttttaacattgacATGTTCTCTGCATTGATCATCAACTGGCAACGATTTTGACTTTTAATTTGGAACATGCAGCTAAATCCTTAGTCTTTGTATTCAGCCATCAAGTGCAtgttttagaatattttactaggttctcatttttaaaaaagtcagcTGTAGATGGTATTTTAAAAAAGCCAATCAAGCCAATGTTAGCTTCATTATCTGAAACAACTTGAGCGAGCAAAAGCTGCTCTTGTCAACTTCTATCTGAAATCAAAGACATATTCTTTCAAATATTACTAAGAATTTTGATGGTAAATCTGCCACTGTTATCATATTCAACTAAACGGAAAGCATGACAGGCATAGAAACAGTAACTAATGAGGTTACCAGATGCTTTTCTCCCATTGGCCACAAGGGGTCAATTTTGGCTTGACACACAAGAATGATGCAAGGAAGAAGCCACACTTGAAAACATACTTGAAGCCACACAAATGTGCCGTTTTCAAACTGTATATTTTGCTTTTACAATAGAAATGACTTCAAGGATGATGACTAATTGGACACTTCCAACAAGGGGCAGCACACAGCCTCTTCCTATTGGTATAGATCCATGACTGTCTCCCATGCCATGGATGAGATAGTCCCAAATTGGGCCAAACTAGGCAGAGTTTGAACTTATAAACAGCTGGTTGCAGGTGAGTGTGGGGACTTTTCTACTGTTACCTACCTGACAGGGTGGAAGGGTTTCTTGCTGCGATCGGGCTGAGACTGCTCGATGGTGACCTGATTGGTGGGAGCTTCTAGCTGTGTGGAGGAGAGGTAGAAGGATAAAGGATACTGAACACCCGCTGCAGGTTGTGTTTCCCAATGGTGACAATATTCAGAAGTTTTTCAGATCTGAAGTCTGATAGtatcagtttgacattttggtaaaacagcatctttttaaatgtcttacCCTTGTGAGGAAATCAATATTATTTTCATGAAGGTGTATCTTGTTGACTAGCCTTAACTAAACCAGTCCATCAAAGACTTGTGACCTTAATGTGCCACCGACAACtgctagctgctccaactgactcccattcaaaaagcctcaactccTCTCCacaaatactaagtcaatacttttttcaatgagtcattatggtctcaatctctaaattcagaccctcaaataagtgtgctggtggtcattttggaaattattgctctgttaataagatttgaagacttatagtagctttaatGTCTGCCAtttgggcgttgattgacagctgtgattgacagttggctcacatgctgctctccccggctccgggactcgcactgagtcggCTTAtcgttgcaatatttcactaagtttaatgtaaCTTGAtaatgatacctgccctgttagcacatgGTCCGAGGTATGTTTagagagcgtgaaaggcaacactctgcactccttatttggaggGTTCaggtctttgtgctaagctaggctaaacacaacCTGTCTTTGACCAATCTCTGCACTAGATCCACAGATgaatgatacctgccctgttagcacatgGTCCGAGGTATGTTTagagagcatgaaaggcaacactctgcactccttatttggaggGTTCAGGTCTTTGTGCTAAGTTAGGCTAAACACAACCTGTCTTTGACCAATCTCTGCACTAGATCCACAGATGAAATTGATATCCATCCTCTTCTCTTAGACTgggtaaaacaaagaaaatttcctgaactgttcctttaacaaAATAACTTCTGGAAATGTAAGGAAATCCTAGTTTTGGTTCAGAGTGCATGATTCTGAATCATACTTTCTGGTCAATGAGTGAGGACACTTCCTACGCACCTTGACCCCGAATACTTTTATCCGGAAGTGGTCGACCTCCTGCGGCCCACTCGGTGTTCTGATGTATCGTGGCTCTGCGGCCACACCAATGTGAACTGTGACCTGGAAGTGGTTCTTCTTCTGGCAAACGAAAGCCTCGTCCACTGCAGAGTAGTTGAAACCTTTATCTGTGTCCACATGGTAGGCAGGAGGAGACCTGGAGACACAGGATGAAAGTCATTCCTGCTGAAATTGAActctgtccaacactttggtccagacaaAGAAATTCAACATCTATTTGCTTGGTTTTGTTCTCACAGTGTTTGGTAGCTGCTGTCGTACAGAGCGCTCCACTCTCCTGGCTGGTACTGTTCCCATGTCAGCAGTTGGAAGGATCCCAGACTCAGTCCCCCTCCACCACGAGTCCCGTCACCTTCACTGCAGGACATGTCGACTCCTGCCGAAGGCTCCTCAGACTCAGACCTTCTTCTCTTTTTACTTTCCAGGGAGCTGAAGCAGGACAAGACAGATGAATTCACAGCCAATTACTGACCGACTGAATCaatattttgtctgtttgtcagtTAAATTTTGATGATTGTCAGTaagctgaaacatttttatttcaatatgTCAGATATAATTACAATTCATTGTAAAACCAGGAAATGTGATAGCCATCATTTTTTGACCACTGAAGATAATTCTGATTTCCTGGGGATGACCTACACTACCTAACAGTCCTAAAGTGATTTCTACCAGATACGCAACTGTTACCATACGGTTATTAAAGACAAACTAAAGCTAAAATTAAGTTTTGCTGAGGAATCAGTATATGTCtccttggtgtttgttttgacatcTGTACCaatttggtcaaaattgcaATTACTATTTACAATTTaagtttttacatgtttttctgcagtaGTAGTGCACCCTATAGTAGTGTTTCCCAGGCAGCATGAATTATTGGTACCAAATGATGAGTATGGTATGTTAATTGGTGCAATATCTGTGTGGGTGGGAACTAAAAACAGTCAGTACAGGCAATCAACCAGCTCAGCTGCATTTATGTTATGTGCACAACTTATTCTGGTGAACTGTTTCTGTTGTTCTGCTGACACAAGACATGGAGGAAAGCCTTCAATATTTAATACGACCAAAATGGTTTGTGTAGCTTGGTTCTAATGATTAGAGTAATGGTACAACAATGGTAAATGGctagtatgtacagtatgtgatcaTGAGCATTTTGGGAGGATTGGATTGAAAAAAATGGCATGTTACTCTAGAATCATCATAAACACTGCAAGTATAAAAcatgattacatttttactgGTAGAAAATATAAGttaaaattgttttcttttgtcttaaTAAAGCCAAAATATTACTTACTAGATCTGGAATAAACCAAGGTATCTGTAATTAGGTGGCTAGAGCATCCACTGGCCACAAGGGGGCACTAATCCATTACTGTCAGCCATTCACCCTCCATTAGAATGAATGACTGTTAATCCGACAATGCATAAAATTGTGCACGGTGAGTCTGTAACCTCAGCATTCTGTACGTCACACGGTGTTGAGAGTTGATTCACAGAGGAACGTACGAAGTGTTGACGATACATGACTACCTGTTATGGTGAGTTTTCACAGTCTGATCATTTGCCATCACCAAGACTAACACTCATTTAACCTTCTTTCTATAATAGTGGATGAACACAGAAAGAGCAGCCAAAAACTCAGCAGGagttataaaattatataatacaaaatattaaattaataaaacgTAACGTCTAGTGGAAATCAGTGCTAATATCAGCAAGCTAGCCTAACTATTTTCCACTTTCTGAGTGGATACCAAACTTAACAGCACGATGGGCCGTCCTGTACGTTGAATGTTTTAAAGAGACAGTTAAAATCACTAATGGTTGATACCCTTGACTTGTTTAAAAAGTTGGAGGTCTGTAGCATACCACGGAAGTTGACAGCATGTCTCAGTTGTCCGTCAACTGTTTCCATGTGAACGTTCATGCAGAGGCTTGAATCTTAGACGCTCTTTccacaaatatgttttctttatcCTCTTATGCAAATAGCTGTAGTATCattaaagtttaaacaaaaactgaaaataattcaAAAGGCTAAGCAGTTGGCGGCCAAATTTAGCTGAGTGAAAAGTACAAAAACTGACTTAGTAACGACAAATAGTCACAAAACTGTCAATGCTGAAGGTGTGCATACCACGTGTGTAGTGTGGAGGCGGAGCCCAGCCGACAGCTCGAAGAGGGCGGGGCTAAACCTGGAACCAAGCCTGAACCAGCACATGGCATGGTGTAGCTGTTTGATGGAGGCAGGGGCGGTGAAGGAGGCGTGGGCGGGGTGTAAACCTGTGAGCAGCTCTCTGGATTCAGGTAATGTATGTGTTCAGGTGAGTGGTGACTGTGCTGGTGCAGGGGGTCAGGTGGAGCAGGTGGGGCAGGTGGGACAGGTGGGGCAGGTGAGGTCCCAGGCTTGATGTAAGTGTTAGTGAGGCCTAGACTGCGAAGCTGATCGTGGGTCAGCAGGTCAGGGTGGATGGCAGCGGAGCCTCGATCCTTAAAGCGACAGGACGAGGAGGCAGAAGGCCGTGGCGTCGGCTGGAACACTTGCCGGGCAATCTGCTGGTTGGACCAATAGGGAGGCTCGTAGTGGAAGTCTACCAATCAAAGACGTACAGTAAATTAGCCAAAAGTTTTACCTCATTAGCTAATTTTCAATGTCATGACacattaattttttaaacaGCAGTTACAAACGTCTTGATGGCGAAAAGTTATATATGCTCAGAAATattttcttggattttttttcacttaaagcagatatttttacacagaagttACAAACTGTTTCCTTCTCAAGTACCAATGAAAGTAGTAACTCACTTTTCAGGAACCTAAAGGACGGCTGtccaaataagtcaaatcaagcagatatctttcaatgttacagtctttttagtgccaaagtcccactttttgtcactatacttccaccgcagctcaacggggaaacactgtccgaggaaacacaaagagggaatttgatgctaaaaagactgtaaatgtgtcagatatccacttgataagaccaactcagactgctgaagctgaatataagcttcacagagacttttaaatgacaataaaatgatcattttggcctccatcacttacattgaaagcacatttgaaggggatcttttaatatcc harbors:
- the LOC137175927 gene encoding myelin regulatory factor-like protein, whose translation is MEPGAGRLPVQVLGENEALQQFFSGQDMSGVLDSSVAVDTSILEQYLSNDMDPNNFMLPESPPDSSSEACSPAQIPDFHYEPPYWSNQQIARQVFQPTPRPSASSSCRFKDRGSAAIHPDLLTHDQLRSLGLTNTYIKPGTSPAPPVPPAPPAPPDPLHQHSHHSPEHIHYLNPESCSQVYTPPTPPSPPLPPSNSYTMPCAGSGLVPGLAPPSSSCRLGSASTLHTCSLESKKRRRSESEEPSAGVDMSCSEGDGTRGGGGLSLGSFQLLTWEQYQPGEWSALYDSSYQTLSPPAYHVDTDKGFNYSAVDEAFVCQKKNHFQVTVHIGVAAEPRYIRTPSGPQEVDHFRIKVFGVKLEAPTNQVTIEQSQPDRSKKPFHPVRVSLPSGKITKVTLGRLHFSETTANNMRKKGKPNPDQRYFQMVVGLYAVVKEETFLLTALVSERIIVRASNPGQFETDGDPLWQRGAVQDAVVCQGRVGINTDSPDEALVVCGNAKVMGTIIQPSDCRAKQNIQEVDSEQQLKRITQMRIVEFDYKPEFASTMGIDHTHQTGILAQEVKELLPSAVKEVGDVTCSDGEKIPNFLMVDKEQIFMENVGAVQQLSKLTDNLESRINDLEVWNRRLAKLKSLTGSLRSTGIPRKPSSVSMTQSPDTCKTGTVQKEGWSQKYCHCLRHKVFQASVFTLLATMALCVISITALYLLNLKEEDLGAFPGNSNNSMVPLHTTAWSSTVPPTSPPGPWPPDVDFCDLLYCDQVYCCSSPAESSTESNITITESAGAEESDLADKRKEKLYHKLKDDRDWTNTTMNYFMIKENQQIIDSRYCLRDKCGPGRYIFRVPISQFVPVNMRVTLLMNSTELLVVHLCSFDESVACSAVLDINTVTGSRYPSNTQGEHEWPLHVARLYRSSYHFRTAVAGQADCDTDHHFRGALFTDYHFHFYRRCTD